taaagactTACATAATTAAATATGTgattcaaattctttttttctattctttcagTTTTTCTCTATAGTCTCACGATGTTATATGGTGCTTTTAAATTATTCCACGTGTCTATTTCAGTCAAAAACTAACACTGTTAGATTGATCTACTAAAAGAGTAGACGGAACAAAAGTATTGATACCAAATCaaacaaattaaagctacaagtaccacattaaaaattttgttaaagtataaagtaatattttgttattatctctttgttgttttatttagtgataatataccatattattattcattaataATACATGAAACTCATGCACGAATGGTGCATCAAATATTATCctatacaaataataaatttgaaaagtaacTTAGATGCTCAATTCTAGTACCTTTAAATCATAATTGTTTTAAGCCCGTATTAACCTAAATTTTGTTTATAGTAATGAATGGATGTATAAATGTCTCTTTAATCTCATATTGAAATGCATAAAATCTAAATGATAGAATGAAATCCTTCAATGATTATGATTTATGTGACGCTTGAATCTAAACTTCCAAAACGTAAAACTATCCACTtaattttagtaataataattaACAAATCTCGCAGCTCAGTCATTGTTGGGAACGGGCAAACCAGAAGCACTTCACAACGGACCTGAGAAGCCACTTGGGCTACGAGCTTACGTTACCAAGCTCGGCAATGAGCTGAGTTGGAGATTGGATACTAACTACTTTTACTAATTTCTTGATGTGGGATTCTTTCTCTTCACTTATTTAGTGTTTGATTCTTACATTGTTAAAGAGAGTAGAAGGTAGGTAATGGCTTGTTTGGATCAAACCCTCAAAAAAGCCATGATGCTGGATCCCCATTTTAGCACCGACCTGCCCTGCTATTTTCCTTCCATCTCGAGATTTTATCTGGACTTGAACTCTTGAGTTATATAAATATATCGCAcaaatgtttgaattaaattttttatacatttaaaagATTATGCCTTTAATATTTGTACTATACACACACGTACATGTGTGTGTATAATAAATGCATCGaacacaaaattataaaaagagtTAAAGGAGTTTAGATAGCCAGTATAACTTGCTAGGGTTTATAGTTCAACCCTTGGGTAGGGTGGATCGAGTAGAAAGTTTGCCACCTTGGGGAATGGAGATTAGTGGAAGTAGAGGTGCACGTGAATTTTCAGAGGAGGTCGTCTGGTTTATTTTGTGGTTTAAGGTGTTGAATATTTTTTCTGTATTTGTGATAATGGCTTTTTTCGGTTTGAGTTTGGTGTGTCGTGTCTTCTGCTTTGTAGCTTCTGTTCTGTGTTTGTTTCAGGCTTTGTTCCTATTGTTTTTCTCGGTTGGGATCCTTTTTGTTGGATCtattaattttggtaatttttgttTGATCCTCACACTAATAATTAAGTTGGAAGAATGACCTAATTGATACAATATTAATACCTTTAAAactcgtaaaaataaaataaatataaacataaaataaaataaaataaaataaatataaacataatacAAACTCGGCAGTTATTAACAGTTTTATCTCTTCACATGTCCCACCAACTAGACTCATCTTAGCATCAAAGGGAAAAAATTGTTAACCAGGATTCGAACCATTGACCAAATTGGGTTGACTGTAGATTAAGGTTGTAACCCACCACTGCAATCCTGGCCTTAACTCGAATCTCACCAAGCTCGTGGTTGGTATAGTGGGAACCCAGATATATAAACTACacacaattttttcttttcctcgatgtGGGATTCTCGCTCTCTTCCCTTATTTTATTTAGTGTTTGATTCTTCCATTGGTAAAGAGAGTAGATGGTGATGGTTGGCTTGCATCAATCCCTCAAAAAGTCATAATGTTGGATCCCAATTCAAGTATCGGCCTGCACACGATCCCCCATGAACTTAGTGCTTTTCATGGTCGTAAGGACAATTCCATGTATATATAATTCAGGAATCTCGTAGGTTTTTTGGTACACAAAGGAAACGTGGGTATAGAGTGAAGCATGCATTGTGCAGAAGAAAGTGTTGTGAAGCAAACAACTTATCTGTTAACCACGTTTCATCCAGTCCACAGCAACAACAGTGTTCGGCTGTGGAAAATCACGGGAATTAGATGCTCTGTtgcatttaattatatatttaccaTTGAAGCACATTTCTCTTTCTTTATAGCTTTCTGGTTAAAACACAAGTgctatttttttagaataatgtACTACATGTATAACCATAGGTATAGCACGACTTATAGCATTTagaaatatgaaagaaaataGTAAAGCTATTAATGTTTGTTTAACTTCCCAATCCAATGGCATGTGGTGGACGTACGTCACTCGTCAGAGTCCTATCGCCAATGATCAACATGCTCTCACATGTCAATTTACAAAATCCCTTCTTCATTTtctattgtttttgttttgtagCAGAGACAAATTCTGACAGTCACATTTTAGACATGTTTTGATACTCAGATGGATTTCTCGTAGCCAACTTCTGATAATGAGatgttaaaacataataaaaacagCTTCAAAACACAACAGGACAAAAACTAAAAGTAAAGAGTAAGTGGAACGAGTTTGGGTTATTATGttgatatttatataattttgattgaaatgTGATCTATCAGTCGTGAGCTTTGAGTTGGAGTTTCCCTTCTCGATCAAGTGAGGTATTGGGTGGGACAAGGGTTGTGTTGGCTGGTATAAGGCATATTTTCAGCGTAGTATTGGCAAGAAGCATATGCCAAGTGCTGCATGGTTTGGCACCCCCTCCTCTACCCATGTTGAATGGATCCCCAAATGTTCTGATTTTTATTAACATATATGTTTAATTACAAGAAGAGGAATAAAAAGTGACTGAAGAAGCAGTACTGAGGGATTGGGAGAGAATTGAAATGGATTGGATTGGATGGAAAAGACTTTGTGGGAAACCATTGGATTAGGGCATttgatgtgtgatcgaggaacgAGACCGCCCTATACCCATTACCCTATACCTCCCaccaccccccccccaaaaaaaaaaaaacacttccaCTTGCCATGGACCCTATTTCATTGACTTTGCTAAAGAAAATTGGAATCTGTCATTGATAACCTAAGAGAAGCCCTTTTCTTTTGGGTTCCTTTTCCCTTCTTGTGCCGCCCCAATAAAATATTCTTCCAACATTTCAATAATTCGTATTTTTCACtgttatcaaataataataattttattgactCCTTAATCATTAGTCGAGATCAATCTTCATCTTAAgtataaaatagttttaaaactcGTGATCAACATCTATTCTCTTAATAGACTTATAGAATGCGAAAAATTAATTACTGATATTGCTCTGATGTataccttaaaaaataaaaaaataactgtaataaaatttatatcaagattgtcAGTAATGAGTGATGTattatttttattgcattatttatatgtatatgtagtGATATGTTTTAGTGTactattctttaattttatttgtatttttaatttttaaataaaatatattatataagcatacaaatatattttcataagagTATAGAATCATAGATATATTTTATATGCATCAGGACTCTGCTGCATCGCAGTCTATTAATATTAGCTAAGATGCTTGGTCTTTGTTGACCTTTTTTCCTGTTAccaaaaaacaaatttaaaattattaactagactattatattatatttttatttattaaataaaaatgatcaaggcaaaaataaataagtaaaattagtaacaaacataattttttatgaaataaacaGAATTGACAACACTAATTTATATCCGATACATTATAAAAAAAGgggtaaattactaaaataattacttttgtttcccttaagttacattttagtcacttatatttaaaatgttacattttagtcacttatgttaacgtgttgtaacattttagtcactaagttgTTAATTGTTGTTAACGGTGCAACAGTAGACTGATCtgacatgttaaatcatcattttaaacaataaatttaggttaaattatataattggtccccatatttttttcgttttgaacaattttttccttttatattattttaacttttcttttattttccattctcttctgcttctccttctattttcttcttttttttcatctcttttaacataaaataaaaaaattaaattgctcaaaacaaaaaaatatagggaccaattgtataatttaaattacaatttttgtttgaaatgatgatttaactcTCCACGTCAATTTACCATTACaccgttaacaacaattaataatcagtgactaacgtaagtgactaaaacgtaacatttcaaacataagtaactaaaatataactcgagaaaaataaaagagattattttaatagtttaccttaaaaaaattactttaataataaaatacacaCCTTGTTAAAAATTCTTGAAAACTTTTAACAGTTAAACATTTTTTTTggtgagaaaaatagaaaattataagaaataaattaTGTCAACTGGCTTAACTCCCAAACGGGTTCTTCAAAACATTTGCAAAccttgatttttgatttttcgaATGAATCATCTTAGCAAAGTCTATCAACTTCCTATTCTCTGCTCtggatatataataaatattccaattaaaaatcttacccaattaaatattttaacataaaacataacataTGTTAAAAAAACATACAACATGACAGGATTTAATGTCGATATGTTTCATTTATTCATTATACCTAATCCAGTACAGTACTCACCGATAGTTGGGTGCAATGTATACTGCTTTCtctatatgaaatatatgtataaacACTCCATATCTCATCGTATTTGTGTTTCTCTATTACACAAACAGAGAAACAATGGGTTTCGTTTTCCCTGTCTGTTACCTACATCATCTTCTTCCAAGATCACTCTTCCACGCACTTTCTCTTATTGTTTACATTCGCGATTTCATTTCCACTCTCTTCCTCTGTTTGGGTCTCCCAGATTTCCTCCAACCCGGCATTGACACTCCCGTAACCCACCAACACGACTCTTCCATCTCCGCCTCATCGTTTCCCACGCGTCGCCGCGTCCCCGTATCACATCTCCTCATCAGTGAATTCCTACCCGTCGTCAAGTTCTCTGGCCTCGTCCATCCCCCAGACAACTGCGCCTTTTGTTTGTACGATTTCGAAAGGCGATATGAGATCAGGCGGTTGACGGACTGTCAGACTTGTTTTCCACCAGAGTTGTTTGGAGCGTCGGATGGGATATGATCAGAAAACATGTCCGCTTTGTAGAACATGTTTTTTCCCTCATGATATGCAAGACAGCTTTAATTCTGGGACTGGCAAGCCTGAACTCTTCGGTGGTTTGCAAGTATTAACCCTTCTCTAATTACTCATATCGTAGCTTTAATTAAAGAGCAGAATCTAAAAGGGTGTCCATGGCATTTGCCATGCGACACGTGTACTAGCATTCGTCATGGAAATTGCCATGATCTTTTTCTTTCACAGCATGGGAAAGTGTTAAATTCCAATTTTAATCCCtcctctatatttttata
This window of the Gossypium hirsutum isolate 1008001.06 chromosome A09, Gossypium_hirsutum_v2.1, whole genome shotgun sequence genome carries:
- the LOC107895458 gene encoding brassinosteroid-responsive RING protein 1, whose translation is MGFVFPVCYLHHLLPRSLFHALSLIVYIRDFISTLFLCLGLPDFLQPGIDTPVTHQHDSSISASSFPTRRRVPVSHLLISEFLPVVKFSGLVHPPDNCAFCLYDFERRYEIRRLTDCQTCFPPELFGASDGI